From Alligator mississippiensis isolate rAllMis1 chromosome 1, rAllMis1, whole genome shotgun sequence:
AGGGATAAGTAAGGCAGTTAACTCAACGAACAACATAGGGCTTAAAAAAGGAGTTGCTCTTGAGCCCATGCTTAACACAGTGCAgtctggatgatttcttgttctgtaatGTCATGTTAGGAATGGACAGCCACCCCCCCACTGgcaccctcctccccagtgcCACTTGCCATATCCTCCCAGTTAAATGGAGCTGTTACTATTCTTTGAACATGGGGATccaagcagtgattttcaaccccTTGTTCACACACTGGTGAACAAAGGGTAGGCTCTGCAGCAGttagctgcctgcagctccccaaAATTCAGCAGAACAGTAAGAGAGGCTCCTGTCTCTCCCTGTCTACCATAGACCAGAGCTTAGGTGCCTGTCTTTACTTCTTCTGTATACCAGGCTCTTGGCACCTCAGTTCCCCACTGGGGTATTATAATAGTACCCTTCTGTGTCACCTGGGCATTttgaggataaatacattaaagtcCATGAGGTAAGTTGACTTGGATAGGATTTAGGAATCTCACTCTGAAGCCTTGGATAGTAGGCATTTGTCTGTCTTGCAAGAGAAGGATTACACTGAGTGAGACATCAGCCTCACTTAAAAATAAAGTGAactggagtgacctctccagcACACAAAAGCCTAGACAGTGGATATGGAGACACAGCCATTTTGGATGTTTCCACACACTTGGTGAGACAGCCTTGGATAATGGAGTAAGAAAGGCTATATTAAGTACCAAAAACACACAGCACTTCCCAGCTGCCCGCTGCTTTTCATTTTCAAGGTTAATTTCACACTGTGACATTCTCTTCatagaaaagcaaaacaaggTAGAGCTTGGTGCAATTAGACTTACATCAAGTGAACAAACTTTCGTGCTCTCTGTTTCACAAAAGCAAGGGTCACTTCTTTGGGAAGCCCCTGCATATAGTACTCGCAAGTGCAGTGCACAGCCCAAGAAGGCTAATAGTTAGTAGGGCTGCACAAAATTTTGCCCACCGTTTTGTTctgacactgtttcgaccaatttcaaggtcaaaacagcaaaattgaaatgaaacaaaggccattgAAATATCCTTGAAACCAAACGAGGCTAGTCGAAATGATgcaaccataggctggggatgggaggtcaggcaagctgggctgacttcccatcccccacactagatcgtgccagggccaggaggcagcccagctgggctgcttcgtGGGGCCCCGTGCTATATCACactgggggcagagccagcccagctgggctgcttccggGGCCCCGCACTAGATCGCGTAgttgggctgcctcctgcccccgaTGCAATCTAGTGTGCGGCCCCGGCAAGTGGGGCAGTTGGGGTGCCTCCTGCCCCCGGCACAATGTAAcacagggccccaggaagcagtccagctgggctgcctctgcccccagcacGATCTAGAGCGGGGCcccgggaagcagcccagctgggctgccccctgccctcggcaTGTTCTAGCACgggggacaggggagcagcccaactgggctgcctcCACCCTGGGCACAGTGTAACactgggaatgggaagtcagcccagctgttctgaccccatccccagcaaaatttgaaacagtgtcaaaacagcctttctgtttcgacagaatggaatggaacagctgttttgactttaAATGAAATTCGAGACGAAACACTATTCCGTCGAACCGTTGAAACACAAGGCGAcacggaacagtgccatttcgcacagccctacagttAGCTCTCCTAGCATTTTCTTACAACATACAGAAGTGAAGGCAGGCACAGTTCTTTGGTTAAATAATATATgttatctttttattagaccaactaaatagttggaaaaaagttctttgcaaatttctgggcacaaacacccttccttaGGCATTGGGAGACTGTTGCTGTTCTGCATTCTCCAAGGTGGAAAAGAAACTAAGGTAAAGGAGAAGTCTGTGAAATGCAAATGCGTGgaaatttggaagacaaagagtagagacaggaggggagggaggaagggggggggaatATGTGAAGGAATGCAAGTAGTGAATGTGTTTTCTCTTGCTGAAAATTATTTCAAAGCCGTTATCTTCACTTTAAAAGTAATTAACTCTTTCTTCTGAGGCAGACTCGATCATTCCATGGCCTGTGTCTCAGAAATGCATAGGGCTCAGTGCTTTTAAGCACCAGGTAATTTTTTCCACCTCACCAGCAACCTGGTATTTTATCTACCACTAATTGTTTCCGTCCTTGTCTACTGACTGGCATCACTTTCTCTACCTCTGCATTGTTCCTTGCTTACCACCCTTCCATAAGAATATACGGTCTGTGTTTAGCTTCTTGGAACAATGTAGACAACCATAAAGACACCGAATGATGTCACTCGATGTCTCAGCCACTTTTGCTGACATTGGATTACAATTTGTCTTTAGAGGATCCAACAAACTCTTTTGCCTGAGGGTCAGGAGCATAATATGCAGCACTGTACTTTGTTCCTTGAAACCTGTTATTAAATTAATGCTATAATAAATTAATGTATAATTAGCATGGCCAAGAATGCAGATCTCTTCTGTTGCTTTTTTGTAATGAGTGATGCTTGCTTTAGCTGAAATGCTCATTAGCAAAATGTAAATAGCTTTAAAGACCTTAATCATGGCCTTTTAATGTTCCCCAATACTATGTAGCTGAGGTATTGTGGGCACTTTAAAAACAAAGGTGCTAAAGGCAGTAGGTTTTATTACATGGGCCCAGCGTACAGTAGTCTTCATGCTAAACAGCTAAATCATTCTGTCTACTTGGAGCTTACCCAGTGCCAACTCTGGAAGTGAGACCTTTGCAGCTCCAAGATGCTCCAGATGTGCAGCTCTTATTTCATCTCCATTTAGCAACCATCTTTATTTACAAGTCAGGAAGCTTCTGTAGCTGGCGGAAACATGCACAAACTTTACCTTTCGggatttttcttcccttcttttgccactgttttcACTTGAGGtagaattgttttgtttttgttataaaACAAGTCCTGGCTAAAACTCAATGGCTTCCAGTTCAATTTCTTCAGTTCTTTCTGCAAATAAAAGGATGGTGTTATTGATCCAGAAAAAAATCGATTGGAACATCCCAAAATTAACAACTCAGCTGATGTTCATAGCAGAAGCCTTTAGTGTCCTTCAATATTAGTGCAAAATCATATGATTATGATAGAATTGTACCTTTAAAATATAACGAGTCTATGTTTTTTAGTTAGCCTCATACAATGCCACTCTCAATTCTTAAAAATGTAAGTAATACAGGTTCCTTCAAAGAGGAGACTAAATGAGACACCATTCTTTGTTGTGACTGGAATGATTTGATTCGAGTCCAAGGCTGCTCAACAGGCCTGCTCTCTACCTCCAAGTGCTCAGAGCTCTGGCTAATGCAATGTCAGCTGTAGCTGACTTCTGAAAGCTCATCAATATTGCTTGTTTCTCTGAAACAACTCTTGAATTATTCCTGAGGGACTTGCAATCAAAGCAATAGTAAATCATGTTTTGGAGTGCTTTAACATCAGTGCTTTGATGGGATATGGAGGAATTGGTGAGCTCTGATCTTTGGTTAGCTGCTACAACAAATCCTGTTGGTCTGTCTTCTGCATCTATGCACAAAGGGCACCTATCATATATTGTATCCCAGTCCCTCAGGCACTGATCAGAAAATCATTTAGGTTAAGACTGGGCAACTGatctccccacccacacccccacaaagccttttattctgggatcctacagatggACAAACCCATTCTCCCACCATCAGTAATGAGATTTTTCCCCAGGACAATAGGGGCTAATTAGAGTTAACTGTTATTcaagctgcatgtgtaaatgacTGTCCCAGCCCTGGTTTGTTTGGAGTCAATATccagacaaatccatcatctgttttttgccttccttaAAGCAGTACAGTGAGTGTTAGGGGCTCTTAGAGCAAGGGTTTTCAGCTGCTACAGAATCTCACGGACATATTTGTTGTGTGGGCTGTGGAAACCTCTTACCCAAGTCGTGGAAGTAAAGcatagaaaataaataattagCCAAAGATTCTTTAGCATTAATCGACTTTAGCAGACTTAAAAAGTGGCTGGGTTATGATACTTAAGATACTTACACTGTCTTCACCTGTCTTGTTAAAGACTTGTCACTGAAGCATTTGTCCTCAGAAGGAAGGGGACAGAGGTGTGGGAAGAAACTTCCTTCTGGAGGAAAAACCTACTTCATAGTAGTAGTAGCTACTTGCTGTAGCTAGAGCTGATAGCAAAGAACACTAGCTTGTTACTCTATGAGTTTCACCTGAAAAGCTCTCTACCAGTGCAGGTGTATTCCCTTCAGCAAGCAGGCAAGCACCCCCTGCTCTTTTTTTCAGTCTACCAGTAGGAATTATCACCCTTCCTTAACCTCTATTAAAGGTCTGATATTGAGGATCAGTGATTCTTATTAACATCGGTGGGAGGCATCAGTGCTGAATTTGGGATCTTATGATAACTGAACAAACGGTCAAAATTTTGATAAGACAACATCCTATCAGGGTTATTTACCCCCAGAGATAGTTACCTTCTAGCTTGCGCCTCTGCTTCTGGTATAGATGCACCGACTTATTACAAAGCCACATGAAGCAGACTAAAATGGCAGACACAGCAGTAAGAAACGCAAAGAAGACAGCTACAAAATGTAAATCTTCATAGATAATCTCTAAGGGGGGAAAATGTAACATCATGAAGACGATCATTGGCACCTTTACATTTCACTGGTAGAATAAAAGAATTCCTGAATCATTCATACCATAAACATTTAATATGATGGTGCCATAAATGTTGGTTCCCAATTCTTCTGTTACAGTGACAAAGTAGTAACCGGCATCTCTCACACCCACATTCAGAAGCTGTATTGAGCCATTGTCATAAACAGTCACTCTATCCATGTAACTTTTGGATATGTTGGTATAAATCCCAGTTCTCCACTCAACAATTTTTGTGGTGCCCCAACTCGACACATGCTTCCATTCAATGGTGGCAACGCCTTTGTAAAAATACTCAACTGAAAGCAGGATGTTTTGGGCCACAGTTGCGTTTATGTTGGGTTGCGGGACATATAGCGATGCTCCTCCCTGAGCTGAAAAACAAATACGGTTTGGGTGATGAATAATGATGCAACATCATGGCAAATATAATAGACAATGATGGCAGTCATACATTACAGTAATCAGCATGAAATAAAGGCTGACAGTCAGATACAGATCTGATTTCAGGCAACTGCAAGATAAGCCTAAATATTCCATGCACGAGGCTTAATTATGGGCATAGACTTCCTCCTCTGAAGTTCAGTGAAGAGAGGTCCAAAAGAGTAGTGAATTTTCCTTGCTCTGGCATTTGGGAGTCCAAATGGAACCACTTTGGAGCAGGCTACTTTTCAGAGGGTGCATTTCCAGAAAGCCCCCCCATTTTAGGATGCCTCATGCTCAGGGCTCAGAATCACCAGTTGCCAGCAGATAGCACGGCTTTTGTTCTCTTCATTTGGTATTGCGTTCAAATGTACAGAGGGGTACCTGCTAATTTTGCttcctgatttatttttaagataCCTGTCTCGGGTACCTCCATGGGCCCTGTCACTATAGTGCCTGAGCCTCTCACAATCTGTGCATGGTTTTATCCTTGCTGCACTCCTTTGAAAATCAAAAGTGATTTGACCAAGGTCATAAAAGAGGCTTAGGGAAATTAATCTGGGTTTCCCAAGTCTAACATGCTAAGCAGTAGGTAACCCTTCTTTACAAATGCGGAATCATTTCGCACAGGAGTTCTGTGGCCTTTGCAGAATGTGCACAGcaccaaaagagagaaaaatcttaTCCCATGGCAATGACCCCAAGTACTGAAATGGGAAGGGCATCTTGGAAAAAGTAATTTAATTTGTGTTTGGTTTATTTTAATACAGTTCAGTAGCTGGAAATGAGGAAGAGGGGCTAACACTATATGCCCAGCCAGCTCTTAGAAAATCATCCACAAGATCTTTGCTGACCAGAGTTTGGTAACCAGGGGTCTATAGACTTTTCACTGTGTGCAACATCTAGATGGCTCTGCTTTTGTTAAGTCGTGAGAGAAAACAATCAGCCAACAGCTCTTTTCCAATTTCTGTTGGTTTTACTTGCACTTTCTTTGGCAGAGAGAGGAAGACATGGGAGGCAGGCACTTTCCTATTAAAAAATCAGGTACTTGGCCAATATATTCATCTGAATTTGATGCAACTGAATTTCAACCTGCCCGAAATGCTGGAGAAATAATTAGCAACTGGGATTTCTTGAGCTCTAATGTCCTTCTTCAGGAGTATGGTGAAGCCAAGAAGGGCTCATACTGACCTGCTACAACTTTGAAACAATCTAAAAGAGACTGCCAGCCAATTGCACTGTAAACTACACCAGcccctggcccacagagctgcaaTTTGGATATACCTGAACACCAGTTGAGGAAATACTCCTATACAACAGAGCCAGCTCTGGACTTATGTACTGGTTACAGACCATGCTGCATAACAGCAAATCTCAGTTCAGATCCTCCTCCACTTACCACCTGAGGCTGGGTGTTGTGGCTCTGGAACCTGGGTGTTGTGGATCTCTTGGAAGCAAGGTAGTTTAGATAGACTGGGCAAGAATCAGCTATAAAACAGCTCCTCAGCAGAGGACAGAAACTGAAGGCTTCACTGCCTAAGAGTGACTTAGAATTTACATTGCACAGCACATCAAATAAAGACACTGAAAAGTAATGCAGCAAGCGAAGTTGAATGCAATTCTGGGCATCACTGATAAGTGGTAACCTGTGACAATGGGTGCACAGAATAGCCTTTCTGATCCTAGCAGGACCACTTCTGGAATAGAGGGGACACCTTATTGTTCAGCTGCTTAGTCATCATC
This genomic window contains:
- the VSTM5 gene encoding V-set and transmembrane domain-containing protein 5; the protein is MCVRSRQQRLGSGKDRPREEACENWFGQNLRPSPSGSGLGSAAVEVTAEEEGRGLTALKPGGAGSLSCGPTHLGKCSSRGSLFFLMRLLQGCRRRGILLGIATLCLAAGWALQTQGGASLYVPQPNINATVAQNILLSVEYFYKGVATIEWKHVSSWGTTKIVEWRTGIYTNISKSYMDRVTVYDNGSIQLLNVGVRDAGYYFVTVTEELGTNIYGTIILNVYEIIYEDLHFVAVFFAFLTAVSAILVCFMWLCNKSVHLYQKQRRKLEERTEEIELEAIEF